The DNA sequence ACCCCGGAAGCACCATAAGCAGAGATAGCGGCGACAATACTGAGGATTAATGCTGTCGCAAAGTCAATCGAAATGCCTAATGTATTGACTGCAGCAAGGGTGAGCACATTGATGGTAATAGCTGCTCCAGCCATGTTAATAGTGGCACCAAGAGGAATAGAAACGGAATAAGTATCTTTGTTGAGTCCTAGTTCTTCACAAAGTTTCATGTTGACAGGAATATTAGCAGCTGAACTACGTGTGAAGAAAGCTGTCACACCACTGACTTTTAAACACCGCAAAACAAGTGGGTAGGGATTTTTTCTCATCAGAACAAAGGCAATGAAAGGGTTGACGACCAGAGCTACAAAAAGCATGATAGCGATTAAAACTGCTAATAAGCTGCCATAGTTAGCCAACACCGCCAACCCTTTGTCAGAAATCGTCTTAAAGACCAAACCAAGAATTCCAAAAAGAGCCAGATTGATAATCCATTCAACGACCTTAGAGGTTACACTTGCCATAGTTTGCAAAAGCTCTTTACTGCTTTTGCTGGCTTCACGCATGGCAAGTCCAAATACCACAGCCCAAGATAATATTCCAATATAGTTTGCGGTGATGAGAGCATTGACTGGATTGTCCACTACTTTGAGCAATAAATTACTGAGGACTTGCCCAATCCCATCTGGTGGTGTAATCTTGGTCTTTGACGCTGTGAGTGTGATATGTAAAGGAAAAAGGTAGTGAGCTAGCACTGCGACTAAAGCTGCTGAGAATGTTCCCAAAAGATACAAGATAATGATAGTTTTCATGTTGGTTTCTTGCCCTTTTCGATGTTGTGATAGAGCATTGGTCACCAAAGCAAAAACCAACAGTGGAGCAATGCCCTTTAAGCCACCAACAAATATATCTCCCAATAAGCCAATTGCTGACACCTTAGGACAGGTCAAGCCGAGGACAGCCCCTAATGCAATCCCGATAGCAATACGCTTAATCAAACTAGATTTTTTCCAAGCCAAAACTATTCTTTTCATATCATATAATCCCTTCATGATCATAATGTCTCCCATTATAGTATGAATATTCTGAAAAATCAATCTGTTTTAGATAGAATACACTGGGGGGAGTTCGCATTCCCCTGATTCAATTAGGCTTAGATATGGTATAATAGAAATAAGCAGGAGGTGACCTATGTTATTTGCGAACAAGAATGTATTCTCTCGCTACTTTGAAAAATTCAACTGGTCTAATTTGTTAGATGACGTCTTTAGCAAGCTCGTCTCACTCGTGCTATTGCTAGCTCTCTTTTACCTCGCTAAAAAGTTGGTACATGTACTCGTAAGAAAGATTATCTCACCCTCTTTGAAACTCTCCAGTCAAGACGAAGGGCGGCAAAAGACCCTCACTCGTTTGATTGAAAATTTGCTGAATTACACCCTTTACTTTTTCTTGATCTATTGGATATTGGCGATTTTAGGCTTGCCGGTGTCTAGTTTACTAGCAGGAGCTGGGATTGCTGGGGTGGCAATCGGGATGGGAGCGCAAGGCTTCTTGTCTGATTTAGTCAATGGTTTCTTTATTTTGTTGGAGCGGCAGTTGGATGTCGGAGACAGCGTTCGCCTGACCAATGGCTCGATTAAAATCGCAGGAACGGTTGTGAGCATCGGAATTCGGACGACACAAGTGCGCGATGCAGATGGCACTTTGCATTACGTTCCTAATCGCAACATTACCGTCGTCAGCAATCTCTCACGCGGCAATATGCGAGCGCTCATTGATATTCCATTATACGCTCAGACGGATTTGGAGAAGGTCACTCGGATTATCCAGCAGGTCAATCAAGAATATGCGGGCGATCAAGTAGAAATTTTGCAGGAACCGACGATTTTAGGTCCGCAAGTTAGCGAAAATGGTCAATTTTATTTTCGTATTAGTATCACCGTCCAAAGTGGTAGCCAAAGCACCGTTTACCATCAATTTTACAGGCTGTATCATGACGCTTTATTAAAGGAAGGAATTGATTTGCCAACCATTTATGCACCAGCGTAAGCAGAAAGGAGATTATTATGGAAGAACAAGTACCGCATGAAATAACGACCCCTGCCGGTCACGTCTATCGCTTGAAACAGCCCCTGTATAAGCAGCCTTTGTTTTGGACGACCATCGTTAGCTGTGTCATGCTTGTATTCATGACCCTCGTGGTGGCTGGTTTAAGTATTTTTAACTTTGCCTTTCTAGGGCATGGTGCTCGAACTGCAGTTTATCAAGATAGTTATAAACATCACCGTCTGGGAGACAGCGTGCGTTTTAAAAATGGAATGAAAATCACTGTTCAATACATTCATGTGGACTCCAAAGAGCGGATGAAAGGGCAAGCAACAGGAACAACGATTACCGCCAAGGTCATTATCGAAAATACCTCTAGCGAATCTCTCCCTCTCAATGTCTATGATTTTGATTTACAAGACGAAATGGGAGAATCCTATGTTTTGGATGACGCTACTTTTGACACTGCCAACATAAAAGAGGAACTTGCGGCGGGCGAAAAGGTGGAATGGAAGCTGATGTATGACGGTGAGGACGGCTCGCAGCAGCCCTATACTCTCGCTTATGACAATGTCAGGTGGGGAGAAACCAAAAGCGTGAAGTTTTAGAAATAGCGATTGATTGCTTATTTCAGCAGAAGAACAGTAAAAGGCTGTGGACGAATCTGTCCACAGCCTTTTATCATGCATGTTCGTTTAAACAATCCCTTGAGCAATCATAGCATTGGCGACATTTTCAAAAGCAGCGATGTTTGCTCCTGCTAGATAGTCTTTGCCAAGATTGTAGTTTTCAGCAGTTGTTTTAGCAGTGTTGAAGATGTTGGTCATAATGTCTTTCAGACGAGTGTCTACTTCTTCACGCGTCCATGAGAGACGGAGACTATTTTGGCTCATTTCGAGTGCAGATACAGCAACTCCACCAGCATTGGAGGCTTTAGCAGGACCATAAAGGAGATTATGTTCTTTGTAAACAGCAATGGCGTCAAGATTACTTGGCATGTTAGCACCTTCTGATACACAGCGAACTCCTTGAGCAACCAAGCGTTTTGCTGCTTCACCGTTGATTTCATTTTGAGTAGCACATGGCAAGGCAATGTCGAATGCACCTTCGTAAGTCCAGACAGAGCCTTCGTAATAAGTAGCACTTGCTCTTTCAGCAGCGTATTCTGTCAGGCGAGCACGGCGTTTTACTTTCACATCTACCAGAAGATCAAAGTCAACTCCGTCCTTGTCAATGATATAGCCATTTGAATCAGACACAGAAATGACTTTAGCACCGAGGGCGGTTGCTTTTTGCACAGCATATTGAGCTACATTTCCGGCACCAGATACGACAACAGTCTTTCCGTCAAAACTTTCACCGTTTGCTTTGAGCATTTCTTGCGTATAGTAAACAAGACCGTAACCAGTTGCTTCTGGGCGGATTAGAGAACCTCCAAATCCAAGTGGTTTACCAGTCAAGACACCAGCATCAAATTGGCGTAGGCGTTTGTATTGTCCGTAAAGATAGCCAATCTCGCGTCCACCGACCCCAATATCACCAGCAGGAACGTCAAGAGAAGGGCCAATGTATTTTTGCAATTCTGTCATGAAGCTTTGGCAGAAACGCATCACTTCAGCATCTGTCTTGCCTTTCGGATCAAAGTCAGACCCACCTTTACCACCTCCGATTGGTAGTCCAGTCAAAACATTTTTAAAGATTTGTTCAAATCCGAGAAATTTCAAAATCCCTTGATTAACCGTTGGGTGGAAACGAAGACCGCCCTTATATGGTCCAACTGCGGAATTAAATTGCACGCGGTAACCGCGATTGACTTGAACCTTGCCGTCGCGATCAACCCAAGGGACGCGGAAGCTAATCACACGTTCTGGCTCGGTAATGCGTGCCAAAATGTTTTCTTCGATGTATTCAGGATGTTTTTCAAAAACGGGCTCAAGTGTGTTTAAAAATTCTTCCACCGCTTGCAGAAATTCTGCTTCGTGAGCATTGCGAGCTTTCACAGCTTCAAAAGTGTTTTGGATATATTCTTTAGCAGTTGTCATAGACTTCTCCTTAAATAAGATACGAGGACGGTTAAAAGTCGTACAAAAATAGGAGGCTGACGCCGTGTTCGATGAACACAAGGGAGCCTATCTTTTTTGCCAGACTTTCGCCTGAGTTCAGTGTATATTATATTTTGTTACGTGTGTCATTATAGCAGAAATTTTTTGTGCTGTAAAGAAAAAAAGTTGAATTTTCTGAAAATTCCAACATATAACTTTACAACAAACTCTTGCTCAACAAAAATTCATTTGCTTATCCCGAACATTTTTTCCTTCTATTCCGTTAAAAGAGTCAGATTTTTGCTTTTAATGGTACAATAGAAAAAATGAAAGGAGTATTTCATGTCATCAACTCAAACACAAATCGCTGGTTTTTCTTTTGACAACTGCCTGATGAATGCGGCTGGAGTGGCCTGCATGACGATTGAAGAGTTAGAAGAAGTCAAAGACTCAGCTGCGGGAACCTTTGTCACCAAAACAGCTACTTTGCAAGCGCGAGCAGGAAATCCCGAACCTCGCTACCAAGATGTGCCGCTTGGCTCGATCAATTCAATGGGGCTACCCAATCATGGATTGGATTATTATCTGGAGTATTTGTTAGAATTACAAAAAACAGAGCCCAATCGAACCTTCTTTTTATCTCTTGTGGGGCTATCTTCCGAAGAAACCCATGCTCTTTTGAAAAAGGTGCAAGATAGTGATTTTAAAGGCTTAACCGAGCTCAATCTATCTTGTCCCAATGTTCCCGGCAAACCACAGATCGCTTATGATTTTGAGACGACGGAAAAGATCTTGAGTGAAGTGTTTGACTATTTCACCAAGCCACTAGGCATTAAATTGCCACCATATTTTGATATGGCACATTTTGATCAAGCGGCAGCTATTTTTAACAAATTTCCTCTTTGCTTTGTCAACTGTGTCAATTCAATTGGTAACGGGCTGTATATTAACGCTGAAACAGTTGTCATTCGTCCGAAAAAAGGCTTTGGTGGTATTGGTGGTGAATACATCAAACCAACTGCACTTGCTAATGTTCATGCTTTTTATCAACGACTTAATCCTTCGATTCAAATCATCGGTACGGGCGGTGTATTGACAGGGCGGGACGCTTTTGAGCACATTCTTTGCGGAGCCAGTATGGTGCAAGTCGGAACAACGCTGCATAAAGAAGGTGTAGGAGTTTTTGAGCGTATTACTGAGGAGCTGAAAGCAATCATGTTAGAAAAAGGCTATGAAAGCATAGAAGATTTCCGTGGGAAGTTGCACTATCTGGATTAAACCAGAGTGGTATTTAACAGTTCATTGCCATATCATTCTCAAGAAAGTTCTAATCAAATTCTTATAACATTTTAGGAATTTGTGAGAAAATAAGAACAAAGAAATGAGGTGTTTTTATGGCTGAAATTTATCTAGCAGGTGGCTGCTTTTGGGGCTTGGAAGAATATTTTTCCTGTATCACAGGTGTGACTGATACGACTGTCGGCTATGCCAATGGGCAGGTAGAATCCACTAATTATCAGCTGATTCATCAAACTGACCATGCTGAAACCGTTCAGGTGATTTATGATGAAAATCTGGTTAGCTTGCGAGAAATTCTGCTCTACTATTTCCGTGTGATTGATCCGCTGTCTATCAATAAGCAAGGAAATGATGTCGGACGTCAATACCGCACAGGGATTTATTATACAAAAGATATTGATGTATCAGTTATTAACGAAGTCGTGAAAGAGCAAGAGCGTCAATTCGGTCAGAAGATTGCAGTGGAAGTAGAACCGCTGCGCCATTATGTATTGGCAGAGGATTATCATCAAGATTACCTCAAGAAAAATCCTGGTGGTTATTGCCATATCAATGTTAATGACGCCTATCAGCCTTTAGTGGATCCGGGACAGTATGAGAAACCGAGTGAAAATGCTTTAAAGGAAAACTTGTCCGAGGAAGCCTATCAGGTCACTCAACATGCTGCAACCGAACGACCATTTCATAACGAATATTTTGCAACGTTTGAAGAAGGCATTTATGTGGATGTGACAACGGGAGAACCGCTTTTCTTTGCCGGTGATAAATTTGATTCTGGTTGTGGTTGGCCGAGTTTTACAAGACCAATTGCCAAAGATGTGATTAAGTATTATCAAGATAAAAGTCATGGTATGGAGCGGATTGAGGTGCGGTCGCGTTCAGGAAATGCACACTTAGGCCACGTTTTCACAGACGGTCCACAGGAACAAGGCGGACTTCGCTATTGTATCAATTCCGCAGCACTGCGCTTCATTAAAAAAGAAGATATGAGAACTGCAGGATATGGCTATTTGCTTTCATATATGAAGTAAAGTCAATAAACGCACAGTGTAAGCTAGACAGTCTTGGTTGCTTCACAATCACTTATAAATACAGGGCTGAGACAACAATCGCCAGTTTCAAAACTAATTATGTACGAAACAAATGTTGTAGTGATTGATTGCTCAAAGTATTGCAGATAGGATTTGCGGAGTAAATTTCAATGTTTTTCCTATTTTTTAAAGCTTGCTATTTGGTGTGGATTTTGCTACAATAACTAAAAAATTCAATGAAAACATATAATCTCCATAATAGGGTTGGAGAGTTTCTACCGTCTTACCGTAAATAAGCGTGGCTTTGTCCTTAGTTATGTTGTCAAATACAAATAGAGCATAAGGTGAATGTGAAATGAGTATCCATACGGCTTTTGTTTTTGCGATTGCTGCTAACGATGCACAGTAATTGAACATCATCTTATGGCTCTTGTTTAAAGGAGAAGCGATGAAAGCATTTAAACAAGTGAATTTGGTGACATGTGACGCAGATTTTCATGTCTATCGGAATGGGCTGTTGGTGGTAAACGAGGACAAGATTGTTTATTGTGGGAATGAGGATGCCACTTGGGAAGCGCGGGCAGATGAGACGGTAGATTGTGAGGGAGCCTGGCTTATGCCTAGTCTAGTCAATTGCCATACCCACTCTGCTATGACCACCCTTCGTGGCATTCGAGACGACAGCAATCTCCATGAATGGCTAGAAGATTATATCTGGCCGGCAGAAAGCGAGTTTACACCAGAGGTGACAACAAAAGCTGTCAAGCTGGCACTTACAGAAATGCTTCAGACTGGGACGACGACTTTTAATGATATGTACAATCCCAACGGTGTTGAAATTGGGCAGATTCATGAAGTGGTGGAACGCTCTAAAATGCGTTGTTATTTTTCACCGACTTTGTTTAGCTCCGATATGGAGACGGCAGAAGAAACCTTAGCGCGTACTCGGACTATTATTGAGGAAATTCTGTCCTACAACGATGATCGCTTTAAAGTAATGGTAGCACCACATGCGCCATATAGTTGCAGTAAGGATTTGCTAAAAGGAAGCTTGGAGCTGGCGCGTGAATTACAGCTGAAATTGCATATCCATGTGGCAGAAACACAAGCAGAAAATGGCATAATTTTAGAGCGCTATGGAAAACGCCCACTTGCTTTCTTGAAAGAATTAGGCTATCTGGAACATGAGGGGATTTTTGCCCACGGTGTGGAATTAAATGAGCGAGAAATTGAAGAACTAACAGCCTCTAAGATTCATATCGCCCACAATCCCATCAGCAATCTCAAATTAGCATCTGGCATTGCTCCCGTAACAGACTTGATTCAAGCTGGCGTGACAGTCGGACTTGCAACGGACTCGGTCGCTTCCAACAATAATTTGGATATGTTTGAAGAAAGTCGTACCGCTGCTCTTTTACAAAAAATGCGCACAGGTGACGCCACTCAATTTACTATTGAGCAGGTTTTGAAAACAATGACAATTGAAGGTGCCAAAGCACTCGGCATGGATGATCAAATCGGCAGCCTAGAAGTTGGCAAACAAGCAGATTTTTTAATCATTCAGCCAAAAGGTAAAGTACACTTGTATCCAGAAGAAAAGATGCTTTCCCATCTCATCTATGCTGTCAAGGGAAATGATGTTAAAGATGTCTATATAGCAGGTGAGCAAGTTGTAAAAGACGGACAAGTCCTGACGATGGATGTAGTTATGTAAAAATGAAAGTTCTAAAGGAATCTTTGAAGAACCTCTTTGACACAATAGAGGTTCTTTCTTTATAAATATTTCAGACAAATTAGTAAGTCCATCTTGTATTGTATAGTAAAAATTAGAGGTTCGTAACAATTGTTCTAACCTCTAATTTTTGTAATAAGTATAACAAGCTTATGAGCCATAATGAAGCTAAATGGATAAAAATTCCTTTTGCAGACAAAGCGCAACGCCAGCTGTTGCACCAGTGAAGTCATTGTAAGGCTCGATAATGAGTTCAGGCAAGTCTTTGAAGAGTAGTTTTGGTTGTTGGGAGATTTCTTGATAGAAAGCTGCAATGACTTTGTCATCAGTCAAGATGGGACTGTGCAGATAAATTTTCTTTGCATCAATCATCATGCTAAGGTTTAGCAGGGATTGTGCCAAATACTTAAATGCCAAATGCAGGAGATTGAGAATAGCTTGGTCTCCTAAGTTATATGCTGTGAGGATAGTTTGAACCGTGATCTCTTCTTTATCTGTGACAAGTGATTTTAAATGTGTCAACTCGGCAGTTTTAAAGATGATTTTTGCTTTTTTTATCAGCCAGCTTTCACTAGCATAAGTCTGCAAACAGCCTCTGCGTCCACAACCACAGACTTCTCCGTCAGGACAAACGACGGTATGACCAATTTCGCCGATGACAATATTGCTTTTGCCGTAGATTTTGCCATTGTACATATAAGAGCAGTGCATACCCCGTGCAAAATGAAAATAGATAAAATTCTCATCCAGTTGGTAAGCAGAAAAAAGGCGCTTTGCTAGTGCCATGCAATTGACATTATTAGAAAAGTAAATTGGAAAAGAAAACTCGTTTTTAATCTTCGCTAGATCAAATTGTTTCCATGTTTGATTGTTTGTTGTAATCAAATCATTGTGCAAATAGCGTCCAGGGATAGCAACTCCCACGGCTTGAATTGTATAGGAATTGTTCCGAAAAATGAATTGTTCAAGTAAATGACAAAATAAATCAGCGCCTTCTGCTAGAATTTTTTCCAAGCTGACAGTTGCTTTCTCTTTATCAATCACATTTCCCGTATTATCACTCAACACAAAAGAAAAGTATTTTTCAGACAGTTCACAGCCGATGAAATAAGAGTGCTGTTTTTTTATACCCAAGAGGATTTTCTTGCGTCCGACTTTTGCGTGTTCTTCATCTTCCCCCAGCTCATACAGCAGTTTTTCTTGGATCAAACTTCCTGTAATCGCACTAACTGTAGCGGGAGTAATGCCCGTCTCTTTTGAAATATCAATGCGAGAAATTGGCCCCTTGGCGTAAATTTTATCTAAAATAATTGTTCGTAATTCAGCTTGTTTTTTCGTTTGATTCATTATCTACCATCCTTCCCTGCATCTATTATATATTGATTATAAAAAATTATCAAATATAAGTGAAAGCGCTTGACTTTTTGGAATAATTGTTTTAAAATATAATTAAAAAGCGAGATAAAGTTGATTTTGTCTGCTATTTAATAATATATTATAATCAAAGGAGATTGTAAAGATGGATAAATTTTTACAAGCAAAACTAATGCCTATTGCTATTAAGTTGGGGAACAATAAAGGCTTAGTAGCAATTCGGGATGGCATTACGCTTGCAGTGCCATTACTGTTGATTGGTTCTTTGTTTATGGTCATTGCTAGTTTTCCTGTTCCAGGATGGGAAGCTTATTTGACAAAAATTGGGGTTTCTGCCTATCTATGGAAAGGCGTGGATAGTAGTTTTGGTCTGATTGGTTTGGTAGCCAGTTTTGGGATTGCTTACTATATGAGCCGCCAATACAAAGTGGATGGGATTCCTTCTGGGATTATATCGCTTGCTGCCTTTATCACAGTGACACCATTCCTTGCTACTAAAACAGGAAACGGT is a window from the Streptococcus anginosus subsp. whileyi MAS624 genome containing:
- a CDS encoding mechanosensitive ion channel family protein, translating into MLFANKNVFSRYFEKFNWSNLLDDVFSKLVSLVLLLALFYLAKKLVHVLVRKIISPSLKLSSQDEGRQKTLTRLIENLLNYTLYFFLIYWILAILGLPVSSLLAGAGIAGVAIGMGAQGFLSDLVNGFFILLERQLDVGDSVRLTNGSIKIAGTVVSIGIRTTQVRDADGTLHYVPNRNITVVSNLSRGNMRALIDIPLYAQTDLEKVTRIIQQVNQEYAGDQVEILQEPTILGPQVSENGQFYFRISITVQSGSQSTVYHQFYRLYHDALLKEGIDLPTIYAPA
- a CDS encoding DUF4352 domain-containing protein, encoding MEEQVPHEITTPAGHVYRLKQPLYKQPLFWTTIVSCVMLVFMTLVVAGLSIFNFAFLGHGARTAVYQDSYKHHRLGDSVRFKNGMKITVQYIHVDSKERMKGQATGTTITAKVIIENTSSESLPLNVYDFDLQDEMGESYVLDDATFDTANIKEELAAGEKVEWKLMYDGEDGSQQPYTLAYDNVRWGETKSVKF
- the gdhA gene encoding NADP-specific glutamate dehydrogenase: MTTAKEYIQNTFEAVKARNAHEAEFLQAVEEFLNTLEPVFEKHPEYIEENILARITEPERVISFRVPWVDRDGKVQVNRGYRVQFNSAVGPYKGGLRFHPTVNQGILKFLGFEQIFKNVLTGLPIGGGKGGSDFDPKGKTDAEVMRFCQSFMTELQKYIGPSLDVPAGDIGVGGREIGYLYGQYKRLRQFDAGVLTGKPLGFGGSLIRPEATGYGLVYYTQEMLKANGESFDGKTVVVSGAGNVAQYAVQKATALGAKVISVSDSNGYIIDKDGVDFDLLVDVKVKRRARLTEYAAERASATYYEGSVWTYEGAFDIALPCATQNEINGEAAKRLVAQGVRCVSEGANMPSNLDAIAVYKEHNLLYGPAKASNAGGVAVSALEMSQNSLRLSWTREEVDTRLKDIMTNIFNTAKTTAENYNLGKDYLAGANIAAFENVANAMIAQGIV
- a CDS encoding dihydroorotate oxidase is translated as MSSTQTQIAGFSFDNCLMNAAGVACMTIEELEEVKDSAAGTFVTKTATLQARAGNPEPRYQDVPLGSINSMGLPNHGLDYYLEYLLELQKTEPNRTFFLSLVGLSSEETHALLKKVQDSDFKGLTELNLSCPNVPGKPQIAYDFETTEKILSEVFDYFTKPLGIKLPPYFDMAHFDQAAAIFNKFPLCFVNCVNSIGNGLYINAETVVIRPKKGFGGIGGEYIKPTALANVHAFYQRLNPSIQIIGTGGVLTGRDAFEHILCGASMVQVGTTLHKEGVGVFERITEELKAIMLEKGYESIEDFRGKLHYLD
- the msrB gene encoding peptide-methionine (R)-S-oxide reductase MsrB, translated to MAEIYLAGGCFWGLEEYFSCITGVTDTTVGYANGQVESTNYQLIHQTDHAETVQVIYDENLVSLREILLYYFRVIDPLSINKQGNDVGRQYRTGIYYTKDIDVSVINEVVKEQERQFGQKIAVEVEPLRHYVLAEDYHQDYLKKNPGGYCHINVNDAYQPLVDPGQYEKPSENALKENLSEEAYQVTQHAATERPFHNEYFATFEEGIYVDVTTGEPLFFAGDKFDSGCGWPSFTRPIAKDVIKYYQDKSHGMERIEVRSRSGNAHLGHVFTDGPQEQGGLRYCINSAALRFIKKEDMRTAGYGYLLSYMK
- a CDS encoding TRZ/ATZ family protein, coding for MKAFKQVNLVTCDADFHVYRNGLLVVNEDKIVYCGNEDATWEARADETVDCEGAWLMPSLVNCHTHSAMTTLRGIRDDSNLHEWLEDYIWPAESEFTPEVTTKAVKLALTEMLQTGTTTFNDMYNPNGVEIGQIHEVVERSKMRCYFSPTLFSSDMETAEETLARTRTIIEEILSYNDDRFKVMVAPHAPYSCSKDLLKGSLELARELQLKLHIHVAETQAENGIILERYGKRPLAFLKELGYLEHEGIFAHGVELNEREIEELTASKIHIAHNPISNLKLASGIAPVTDLIQAGVTVGLATDSVASNNNLDMFEESRTAALLQKMRTGDATQFTIEQVLKTMTIEGAKALGMDDQIGSLEVGKQADFLIIQPKGKVHLYPEEKMLSHLIYAVKGNDVKDVYIAGEQVVKDGQVLTMDVVM
- a CDS encoding ROK family transcriptional regulator, whose translation is MNQTKKQAELRTIILDKIYAKGPISRIDISKETGITPATVSAITGSLIQEKLLYELGEDEEHAKVGRKKILLGIKKQHSYFIGCELSEKYFSFVLSDNTGNVIDKEKATVSLEKILAEGADLFCHLLEQFIFRNNSYTIQAVGVAIPGRYLHNDLITTNNQTWKQFDLAKIKNEFSFPIYFSNNVNCMALAKRLFSAYQLDENFIYFHFARGMHCSYMYNGKIYGKSNIVIGEIGHTVVCPDGEVCGCGRRGCLQTYASESWLIKKAKIIFKTAELTHLKSLVTDKEEITVQTILTAYNLGDQAILNLLHLAFKYLAQSLLNLSMMIDAKKIYLHSPILTDDKVIAAFYQEISQQPKLLFKDLPELIIEPYNDFTGATAGVALCLQKEFLSI